One Danio rerio strain Tuebingen ecotype United States chromosome 22, GRCz12tu, whole genome shotgun sequence genomic window carries:
- the LOC141380276 gene encoding vitellogenin-like isoform X1 produces MRAVVLALTVALVACQQFNLVPEFAHDKTYVYKYEALLLGGLPQEGLARAGIKVSSKVLISATTENTYLMKLMDPLLYEYAGTWPKDPFVPATKLTSALAAQLQIPIKFEYANGVVGKVFAPAGVSPTVMNLHRGILNILQLNLKKTQNIYEMQEAGAQGVCRTHYVINEDPKANHIIVTKSKDLSHCQERIMKDVGLAYTERCAECTERVKSLIETATYNYIMKPADNGALIAEATVEEVYQFSPFNEIHGAAMMEAKQTLAFVEIEKTPVVPIKADYMPRGSLQYEFATEILQTPLQLMKISDAPAQIVEVLKHLVSNNKDMVHDDAPFKFVQLVQLLRVASLEKIEAIWSQFKDKPVYRRWLLDALPAVGTPVIIKFIKEKFLAGEFTTPEFIQTLVIALQMVTADPETIKMTASLATHEKFATIPALREVVMLGYGSLIAKYCVAVPTCPAELLRPIHEIATEAISKNDIPEITLALKVMGNAGHPSSLKPIMKLLPGLRTAANALPIRVQVDAILALRNIAKKEPKLVQPVALQLVLDRALHPEVRMVACIVLFEAEPSVALVSSLAGALRIEPNMHVASFAYSHIKSLTRITAPDMASVAGAANVAIKLMSRKLDRLNYRYSRAFQMDYYYTPLMIGAAGSAYMINDAATILPRAVVAKARAYLAGAAADVIEFGVRTGGIHEALLKSPAADESADRITKIKRTLRALTNWKALPTDKPLASAYLKVFGQEVAYVNFDKTIIEEAIPMATGPKPRALLKEALKALQEGVAFQYAKPLLAAEVRRILPTAVGVPMEFSWYTAAVAAASVNVQATITPALPEKLESMTYEQLKKTDVQFQAEARPSVALQTFAVMGVNTAFIQAAVMARGKIRTIAPGKVAARADILKGNYKVEALPVELPEHIASASFETYAVVRNIEDHSAERSVPLVPELSLQNSQASYAGDLSSEMSSVASVRAPAPFDRTLCYAVPYIEIKGCVEVHSHNAAFIRNSTLFYIIGHHSVRAAVARAEGPAVERLEFEVQVGPRAAERLVKQINIIDDDTPEGQAFLLKLREILDTEAKNAPVSSESSSSRNSRSSSSRSTSTSASSSSSSSSSSSSSSSMSSSRMSKTATIIEPFRKFHKDRYLAHHSATKDTSSGSAAASFEQMQKQNRFLGNDIPPVFAIIARAVRADQKLLGYQLAAYFDKPTARVQLIVSSIAENDNMKICADGALLSKHKVTGKFSWGAECKQYAVFAKAEAGVLGEFPAARLEVEWERLPIIVTTYAKKLGKHILTAAYDTGFRFEQATNSEKEIELTAALPSQRSLNIIARIPEITMSKRDIYLPVAVPINPDGTFSIETYEDFLAWIQKYIKEE; encoded by the exons ATGAGAGCTGTTGTGCTTGCCTTGACTGTAGCCCTCGTGG catgtcAACAATTCAACCTTG TTCCTGAGTTTGCCCATGATAAGACCTATGTGTACAAGTATGAGGCTCTGCTTTTGGGAGGTCTTCCTCAAGAAGGTCTGGCCAGAGCAGGTATTAAAGTCAGCAGCAAGGTTCTCATCAGTGCCACGACAGAGAATACCTACCTGATGAAG CTTATGGATCCTCTACTCTACGAGTATGCTGGCACTTGGCCCAAGGATCCATTTGTTCCTGCTACTAAGCTCACCTCAGCACTGGCTGCTCAGCTTCAGATTCCCATCAAGTTTGAGTATGCTAATGGTGTGGTTGGCAAGGTTTTTGCCCCAGCAGGAGTCTCTCCTACAGTCATGAACTTGCACAGAGGTATCCTCAACATCCTTCAGCTCAACCTCAAGAAGACCCAGAACATCTACGAGATGCAAGAG GCTGGAGCTCAGGGAGTGTGCAGAACACACTATGTCATCAATGAGGATCCAAAGGCCAACCACATTATTGTGACAAAGTCTAAAGATCTGAGCCACTGCCAGGAGAGAATCATGAAGGATGTTGGCTTGGCATACACTGAGAGGTGTGCTGAATGCACAGAG AGGGTCAAGAGTCTGATTGAAACTGCAACTTATAACTACATCATGAAACCAGCTGACAATGGTGCACTGATCGCTGAGGCAACAGTTGAGGAAGTGTATCAGTTCTCACCCTTCAATGAGATTCATGGTGCTGCAATGATGGAAGCAAA ACAAACCTTGGCTTTTGTTGAGATTGAGAAGACCCCTGTCGTTCCAATCAAAGCTGATTACATGCCCCGTGGATCCCTGCAGTACGAGTTTGCAACTGAGATTCTTCAGACCCCCCTTCAACTCATGAAGATCAGTGATGCACCTGCCCAG ATTGTCGAGGTCCTGAAGCACTTGGTTTCAAACAATAAAGACATGGTCCATGATGATGCTCCATTCAAGTTTGTTCAGCTTGTCCAGCTCTTGCGTGTTGCCTCCTTGGAGAAAATTGAGGCTATCTGGTCTCAGTTCAAGGACAAACCAGTTTACAG GCGCTGGCTTCTGGATGCTCTTCCTGCTGTTGGTACACCAGTCATTATAAAATTCATCAAGGAGAAGTTCCTGGCTGGTGAATTTACCACTCCCGAGTTCATTCAGACTCTTGTGATTGCTCTGCAAATGGTCACTGCTGATcctgaaaccattaaaatgacagCT AGTTTGGCTACTCATGAGAAATTTGCCACAATCCCAGCTCTGCGTGAAGTTGTCATGCTTGGATATGGTTCCCTGATTGCCAAATACTGTGTTGCAGTTCCCACTTGCCCTGCTGAGCTCCTCAGG CCCATCCACGAGATCGCCACAGAGGCCATTTCTAAGAATGACATTCCTGAAATCACTTTGGCTCTGAAAGTTATGGGCAATGCTGGTCACCCTTCAAGTCTTAAGCCAATCATGAAGCTCCTTCCTGGACTGAGAACTGCAGCTAATGCTTTGCCCATTAGAGTCCAGGTTGATGCCATCTTGGCCCTGAGAAACATTGCTAAGAAAGAGCCCAAACTG GTTCAGCCTGTTGCCCTGCAGCTTGTTTTGGACAGAGCTCTCCACCCCGAGGTGCGCATGGTTGCTTGTATTGTGCTGTTTGAGGCTGAGCCTTCAGTGGCACTTGTCTCTAGTCTTGCTGGAGCTCTAAGGATTGAGCCAAACATGCATGTTGCAAGCTTTGCCTATTCCCACATCAAGTCCTTGACCAGAATCACTGCTCCTGATATGGCATCTGT TGCTGGTGCAGCTAATGTTGCAATCAAGCTTATGAGCCGCAAACTGGACAGACTTAACTACCGTTACAGCAGAGCTTTTCAGATGGACTATTATTATA CTCCTCTTATGATTGGAGCTGCTGGTAGTGCCTATATGATCAATGATGCTGCCACCATCCTGCCCAGAGCTGTTGTAGCTAAAGCTCGTGCTTACctggctggagctgctgctgaTGTTATTGAG TTTGGTGTGAGAACTGGAGGAATCCATGAAGCTCTCCTAAAATCTCCTGCTGCAGATGAAAGTGCTGACCGTATCACAAAGATTAAGCGTACACTGAGAGCA CTCACAAACTGGAAGGCTTTGCCAACCGATAAACCACTAGCATCAGCCTATCTCAAAGTATTTGGACAAGAAGTGGCTTATGTCAACTTTGACAAGACCATCATTGAAGAAGCCATACCG ATGGCTACTGGACCCAAACCACGTGCACTGCTGAAGGAGGCTCTTAAAGCTTTGCAGGAAGGAGTTGCCTTCCAGTATGCTAAACCTTTGCTTGCAGCTGAAGTGCGTCGCATCTTGCCAACTGCAGTTGGTGTGCCCATGGAGTTCAGTTGGTACACTGCTGCAGTTGCTGCTGCAAGTGTCAATG TTCAGGCCACCATTACACCTGCTCTCCCTGAGAAATTGGAGTCCATGACTTATGAGCAACTAAAGAAGACTGATGTTCAGTTCCAAGCTGAAGCTAGACCAAG TGTTGCTCTCCAGACATTTGCTGTGATGGGAGTTAACACTGCCTTCATCCAAGCTGCTGTTATGGCAAGAGGAAAGATCCGTACAATTGCACCCGGAAAAGTGGCAGCAAGAGCAGACATTCTCAAGGGCAACTACAAGGTGGAGGCTCTGCCTGTTGAACTTCCTGAACACATTGCTTCTGCAAG CTTTGAGACTTATGCCGTGGTCAGAAACATTGAAGATCACAGTGCTGAAAGGTCTGTTCCCCTGGTACCTGAATTGTCTCTGCAAAACTCCCAGGCATCTTATGCTGGTGATTTG tCATCTGAGATGTCATCTGTTGCTTCAGTAAGAGCTCCTGCTCCATTTGACAGAACCCTCTGTTATGCTGTCCCATACATTGAAATCAAGGGATGTGTTGAGGTGCACTCTCACAATGCTGCTTTTATCAGAAATTCCACTCTTTTCTACATAATTGGACACCACTCAGTCCGTGCTGCAGTGGCAAGAG CTGAAGGTCCTGCAGTTGAAAGACTGGAGTTTGAAGTTCAAGTTGGTCCTAGAGCTGCTGAGAGGCTTGTTAAGCAAATCAACATCATTGATGATGATACTCCAGAAGGACAGGCTTTCTTGTTGAAACTGAGGGAAATCCTGGACACTGAAGCTAAAAATGCACCTGTTTcttctgaaagcagcagcagtcGTAACAGTCGCAGCAGCAGCAGCCGCAGCACCAGCACTAGCGccagctcaagctcaagctcaagttcaagttcaagcTCAAGCTCCTCTATGTCCAGCTCTCGTATGTCTAAG actGCAACCATCATTGAGCCTTTCAGGAAATTCCACAAAGATCGG TACTTGGCACACCATAGCGCCACAAAGGATACTAGCAGTGGAAGTGCTGCAGCTAGCTTTGAACAAATGCAGAAACAG AATAGATTCCTTGGAAATGATATTCCACCTGTTTTTGCTATCATCGCCCGTGCTGTTAGAGCTGACCAGAAGCTTCTGGGCTACCAACTGGCTGCTTACTTTGACAAACCAACTGCAAGAGTGCAACTGATAGTTTCCTCCATTGCTGAAAACGACAACATGAAGATCTGTGCTGATGGTGCTCTGTTGAGCAAGCACAAAGTTACT GGCAAGTTTTCTTGGGGTGCGGAGTGCAAACAGTATGCAGTCTTTGCTAAAGCTGAAGCTGGTGTCCTGGGTGAATTCCCTGCTGCACGTCTAGAAGTGGAATGGGAGAGACTGCCAATAATTGTCACCACCTATGCCAAAAA GCTGGGTAAACACATCCTTACAGCAGCTTACGACACAGGATTCAGGTTTGAACAAGCAACGAACAGCGAGAAAGAGATTGAACTGACTGCAGCCTTGCCATCTCAGAGGTCCTTGAATATCATTGCTAGGATTCCAGAG ATCACAATGTCAAAAAGGGATATTTATCTTCCTGTCGCTGTTCCCATCAATCCAGACGGAACTTTTTCCATTGAGACCTATGAAGACTTTCTCGCCTGGATCCAGAAATATATCAAGGAGGAATAA
- the LOC141380276 gene encoding vitellogenin-like isoform X2, producing MRAVVLALTVALVACQQFNLVPEFAHDKTYVYKYEALLLGGLPQEGLARAGIKVSSKVLISATTENTYLMKLMDPLLYEYAGTWPKDPFVPATKLTSALAAQLQIPIKFEYANGVVGKVFAPAGVSPTVMNLHRGILNILQLNLKKTQNIYEMQEAGAQGVCRTHYVINEDPKANHIIVTKSKDLSHCQERIMKDVGLAYTERCAECTERVKSLIETATYNYIMKPADNGALIAEATVEEVYQFSPFNEIHGAAMMEAKQTLAFVEIEKTPVVPIKADYMPRGSLQYEFATEILQTPLQLMKISDAPAQIVEVLKHLVSNNKDMVHDDAPFKFVQLVQLLRVASLEKIEAIWSQFKDKPVYRRWLLDALPAVGTPVIIKFIKEKFLAGEFTTPEFIQTLVIALQMVTADPETIKMTASLATHEKFATIPALREVVMLGYGSLIAKYCVAVPTCPAELLRPIHEIATEAISKNDIPEITLALKVMGNAGHPSSLKPIMKLLPGLRTAANALPIRVQVDAILALRNIAKKEPKLVQPVALQLVLDRALHPEVRMVACIVLFEAEPSVALVSSLAGALRIEPNMHVASFAYSHIKSLTRITAPDMASVAGAANVAIKLMSRKLDRLNYRYSRAFQMDYYYTPLMIGAAGSAYMINDAATILPRAVVAKARAYLAGAAADVIEFGVRTGGIHEALLKSPAADESADRITKIKRTLRALTNWKALPTDKPLASAYLKVFGQEVAYVNFDKTIIEEAIPMATGPKPRALLKEALKALQEGVAFQYAKPLLAAEVRRILPTAVGVPMEFSWYTAAVAAASVNVQATITPALPEKLESMTYEQLKKTDVQFQAEARPSVALQTFAVMGVNTAFIQAAVMARGKIRTIAPGKVAARADILKGNYKVEALPVELPEHIASASFETYAVVRNIEDHSAERSVPLVPELSLQNSQASYAGDLSSEMSSVASVRAPAPFDRTLCYAVPYIEIKGCVEVHSHNAAFIRNSTLFYIIGHHSVRAAVARAEGPAVERLEFEVQVGPRAAERLVKQINIIDDDTPEGQAFLLKLREILDTEAKNAPVSSESSSSRNSRSSSSRSTSTSASSSSSSSSSSSSSSSMSSSRMSKYLAHHSATKDTSSGSAAASFEQMQKQNRFLGNDIPPVFAIIARAVRADQKLLGYQLAAYFDKPTARVQLIVSSIAENDNMKICADGALLSKHKVTGKFSWGAECKQYAVFAKAEAGVLGEFPAARLEVEWERLPIIVTTYAKKLGKHILTAAYDTGFRFEQATNSEKEIELTAALPSQRSLNIIARIPEITMSKRDIYLPVAVPINPDGTFSIETYEDFLAWIQKYIKEE from the exons ATGAGAGCTGTTGTGCTTGCCTTGACTGTAGCCCTCGTGG catgtcAACAATTCAACCTTG TTCCTGAGTTTGCCCATGATAAGACCTATGTGTACAAGTATGAGGCTCTGCTTTTGGGAGGTCTTCCTCAAGAAGGTCTGGCCAGAGCAGGTATTAAAGTCAGCAGCAAGGTTCTCATCAGTGCCACGACAGAGAATACCTACCTGATGAAG CTTATGGATCCTCTACTCTACGAGTATGCTGGCACTTGGCCCAAGGATCCATTTGTTCCTGCTACTAAGCTCACCTCAGCACTGGCTGCTCAGCTTCAGATTCCCATCAAGTTTGAGTATGCTAATGGTGTGGTTGGCAAGGTTTTTGCCCCAGCAGGAGTCTCTCCTACAGTCATGAACTTGCACAGAGGTATCCTCAACATCCTTCAGCTCAACCTCAAGAAGACCCAGAACATCTACGAGATGCAAGAG GCTGGAGCTCAGGGAGTGTGCAGAACACACTATGTCATCAATGAGGATCCAAAGGCCAACCACATTATTGTGACAAAGTCTAAAGATCTGAGCCACTGCCAGGAGAGAATCATGAAGGATGTTGGCTTGGCATACACTGAGAGGTGTGCTGAATGCACAGAG AGGGTCAAGAGTCTGATTGAAACTGCAACTTATAACTACATCATGAAACCAGCTGACAATGGTGCACTGATCGCTGAGGCAACAGTTGAGGAAGTGTATCAGTTCTCACCCTTCAATGAGATTCATGGTGCTGCAATGATGGAAGCAAA ACAAACCTTGGCTTTTGTTGAGATTGAGAAGACCCCTGTCGTTCCAATCAAAGCTGATTACATGCCCCGTGGATCCCTGCAGTACGAGTTTGCAACTGAGATTCTTCAGACCCCCCTTCAACTCATGAAGATCAGTGATGCACCTGCCCAG ATTGTCGAGGTCCTGAAGCACTTGGTTTCAAACAATAAAGACATGGTCCATGATGATGCTCCATTCAAGTTTGTTCAGCTTGTCCAGCTCTTGCGTGTTGCCTCCTTGGAGAAAATTGAGGCTATCTGGTCTCAGTTCAAGGACAAACCAGTTTACAG GCGCTGGCTTCTGGATGCTCTTCCTGCTGTTGGTACACCAGTCATTATAAAATTCATCAAGGAGAAGTTCCTGGCTGGTGAATTTACCACTCCCGAGTTCATTCAGACTCTTGTGATTGCTCTGCAAATGGTCACTGCTGATcctgaaaccattaaaatgacagCT AGTTTGGCTACTCATGAGAAATTTGCCACAATCCCAGCTCTGCGTGAAGTTGTCATGCTTGGATATGGTTCCCTGATTGCCAAATACTGTGTTGCAGTTCCCACTTGCCCTGCTGAGCTCCTCAGG CCCATCCACGAGATCGCCACAGAGGCCATTTCTAAGAATGACATTCCTGAAATCACTTTGGCTCTGAAAGTTATGGGCAATGCTGGTCACCCTTCAAGTCTTAAGCCAATCATGAAGCTCCTTCCTGGACTGAGAACTGCAGCTAATGCTTTGCCCATTAGAGTCCAGGTTGATGCCATCTTGGCCCTGAGAAACATTGCTAAGAAAGAGCCCAAACTG GTTCAGCCTGTTGCCCTGCAGCTTGTTTTGGACAGAGCTCTCCACCCCGAGGTGCGCATGGTTGCTTGTATTGTGCTGTTTGAGGCTGAGCCTTCAGTGGCACTTGTCTCTAGTCTTGCTGGAGCTCTAAGGATTGAGCCAAACATGCATGTTGCAAGCTTTGCCTATTCCCACATCAAGTCCTTGACCAGAATCACTGCTCCTGATATGGCATCTGT TGCTGGTGCAGCTAATGTTGCAATCAAGCTTATGAGCCGCAAACTGGACAGACTTAACTACCGTTACAGCAGAGCTTTTCAGATGGACTATTATTATA CTCCTCTTATGATTGGAGCTGCTGGTAGTGCCTATATGATCAATGATGCTGCCACCATCCTGCCCAGAGCTGTTGTAGCTAAAGCTCGTGCTTACctggctggagctgctgctgaTGTTATTGAG TTTGGTGTGAGAACTGGAGGAATCCATGAAGCTCTCCTAAAATCTCCTGCTGCAGATGAAAGTGCTGACCGTATCACAAAGATTAAGCGTACACTGAGAGCA CTCACAAACTGGAAGGCTTTGCCAACCGATAAACCACTAGCATCAGCCTATCTCAAAGTATTTGGACAAGAAGTGGCTTATGTCAACTTTGACAAGACCATCATTGAAGAAGCCATACCG ATGGCTACTGGACCCAAACCACGTGCACTGCTGAAGGAGGCTCTTAAAGCTTTGCAGGAAGGAGTTGCCTTCCAGTATGCTAAACCTTTGCTTGCAGCTGAAGTGCGTCGCATCTTGCCAACTGCAGTTGGTGTGCCCATGGAGTTCAGTTGGTACACTGCTGCAGTTGCTGCTGCAAGTGTCAATG TTCAGGCCACCATTACACCTGCTCTCCCTGAGAAATTGGAGTCCATGACTTATGAGCAACTAAAGAAGACTGATGTTCAGTTCCAAGCTGAAGCTAGACCAAG TGTTGCTCTCCAGACATTTGCTGTGATGGGAGTTAACACTGCCTTCATCCAAGCTGCTGTTATGGCAAGAGGAAAGATCCGTACAATTGCACCCGGAAAAGTGGCAGCAAGAGCAGACATTCTCAAGGGCAACTACAAGGTGGAGGCTCTGCCTGTTGAACTTCCTGAACACATTGCTTCTGCAAG CTTTGAGACTTATGCCGTGGTCAGAAACATTGAAGATCACAGTGCTGAAAGGTCTGTTCCCCTGGTACCTGAATTGTCTCTGCAAAACTCCCAGGCATCTTATGCTGGTGATTTG tCATCTGAGATGTCATCTGTTGCTTCAGTAAGAGCTCCTGCTCCATTTGACAGAACCCTCTGTTATGCTGTCCCATACATTGAAATCAAGGGATGTGTTGAGGTGCACTCTCACAATGCTGCTTTTATCAGAAATTCCACTCTTTTCTACATAATTGGACACCACTCAGTCCGTGCTGCAGTGGCAAGAG CTGAAGGTCCTGCAGTTGAAAGACTGGAGTTTGAAGTTCAAGTTGGTCCTAGAGCTGCTGAGAGGCTTGTTAAGCAAATCAACATCATTGATGATGATACTCCAGAAGGACAGGCTTTCTTGTTGAAACTGAGGGAAATCCTGGACACTGAAGCTAAAAATGCACCTGTTTcttctgaaagcagcagcagtcGTAACAGTCGCAGCAGCAGCAGCCGCAGCACCAGCACTAGCGccagctcaagctcaagctcaagttcaagttcaagcTCAAGCTCCTCTATGTCCAGCTCTCGTATGTCTAAG TACTTGGCACACCATAGCGCCACAAAGGATACTAGCAGTGGAAGTGCTGCAGCTAGCTTTGAACAAATGCAGAAACAG AATAGATTCCTTGGAAATGATATTCCACCTGTTTTTGCTATCATCGCCCGTGCTGTTAGAGCTGACCAGAAGCTTCTGGGCTACCAACTGGCTGCTTACTTTGACAAACCAACTGCAAGAGTGCAACTGATAGTTTCCTCCATTGCTGAAAACGACAACATGAAGATCTGTGCTGATGGTGCTCTGTTGAGCAAGCACAAAGTTACT GGCAAGTTTTCTTGGGGTGCGGAGTGCAAACAGTATGCAGTCTTTGCTAAAGCTGAAGCTGGTGTCCTGGGTGAATTCCCTGCTGCACGTCTAGAAGTGGAATGGGAGAGACTGCCAATAATTGTCACCACCTATGCCAAAAA GCTGGGTAAACACATCCTTACAGCAGCTTACGACACAGGATTCAGGTTTGAACAAGCAACGAACAGCGAGAAAGAGATTGAACTGACTGCAGCCTTGCCATCTCAGAGGTCCTTGAATATCATTGCTAGGATTCCAGAG ATCACAATGTCAAAAAGGGATATTTATCTTCCTGTCGCTGTTCCCATCAATCCAGACGGAACTTTTTCCATTGAGACCTATGAAGACTTTCTCGCCTGGATCCAGAAATATATCAAGGAGGAATAA